gtgactcaaagtatctcatagCAAATTccactaaatcggttcagcggtttgatcgtgaagaggtaacagaccgacagacagacacactttcgcatttataatattagtatggattgtttcAGCAGTTTCAAGGCGTAGCTGTAGACTGTGGTACACTGTATACAGACTGAACATCCGTAGTAGTTTATTGTAGATTATGTTACCCTCTTCATTCTTCGCTAAGGTaccgtattataatatttagacaACCCTATGAGCTAGTGGGCTAGCAGTGCGATTCATGCAATTCACGATTcctgaggggttagtgcgagttttattcgatcatacgcatcgagcgcgtaaacgcgaatttatatgggataaaagcagtatccacgttagccagtagatggtGCTGCTTTGATcacatataaattcgcgtttacgtgctcgatgcgtatgatcgaataaaactcgcactaacccctctgttCGAGTTTCgacacggattcggaaactttaccgtgcggtcattgacgacctctgtggctcaattggttgagtgtgtggcagctcaagccgggggtcgcgggttcgaatcccgccgacggaacaaaaagtttttcaatgttcccgggtctggatgtgtattaaatatgtgtatgatataataaaaatcttaaatatacgtatagtataaaagtattaaatatatttccgttgtctggtacctgtaacacaagtccttcaggtactaatagcacggggccagactgacgtggtgtgaagcgtccatagatattattattattattattggtcaaTGCGTAGCGCGGTaagcgtttattggatgtcaCGCGGTGAAGTTTCGGAATCCGACTCGAGTTATGGATTGTGAATCAGGGCCCTAGTCTTAGCTCACCTTTGTTCTAGGATCCTCTTGTTTTGTGTTTCCCCTGCCGTACAGGGGGATGACCTTCTCTCGGCTGATGGCGGCCTTGCAGACCGGACACACCTGGCGACTCGGCCGCGTCTCCAGCCACTGATGAAGGCATGGCCAGCTGTGGAAATTacgattataaaattaattgcaattaatttaaattatctgGGTATTTTGGAAGAATTACAGCCGCACTcaaagtggaacattaattacttaaatgtaaataattcaaaatcttgacataagccccatgcattatctgtcaaactcttcggTATGCAAGTTGTCCGCAACATCGCTTCACGCTTCAGCAGAAATTCAAGAGACAAAACGGAAATCTTAAACTTTACTGATTTAATTTCTAAATACTGTCGACTGTTATTTTCTggagctcaaagtatctccatacgaaagTTTAACAAAATCTGTTCTGAGGTTTAAGGATATTTTGAACTTATTTGAACcccctaatctcaggaactactggtcggatttgaaaaattatttcagtgttagatagtccatttattgagaaaggccggccataggctatattttatcacgccacgactaataggagctaagaaatagaggacatGTTGAAAAAACaggaagaaattatttgaaagggcttatttgaacgcgctaatctcaggaacttctggtccgattaaaaaattatttcagtgttagatagtccatttatcgagaaaggctatattttatcatactacaactaataggagcgaagaaatagaagaaaatgttgaaaagacgggagaaaattatttgaaagggcttatttgaacgcgctaatctcaggaactactggtccgatttgaaaaattctttcagtgttaaatagttcattcattgagagaggctataggttatattttatcacgctacgactaataggagcgaagaaatagaggaaaatgtggaaaaaacgggggaaattatttgaaagggcttatctcacgaactactggagcaatttttctgttatttggtacacataagaagtagaccacggaAAGGATTATaagctatttttgtggactaatttatctgtgaaatatctaatttacttTACACTTATAATAGTTTTGAGGACACTTAATATAACAGCCTAAAGTTTTAAGAACTTAAACTTCATCTCGTAATGGATGTTGATCAGGGTTTAAAGATGTAACATAGATCAagccttaaaaataaaatgtaaaacaaCTACAACTAATAGCAATGTTGATATCTATGTATAAGGTTGATAAGACACGTAAACAACAACATAGTATGGatgtgaaaatataattctattaacattgatttaatgcaataaaaaaaaattccagCGACTTCGTACGTGCATAAGATCGTCATGATGTTTCGGGAATCGGGGCTGAAGCCTGAAGAGGTGACAGAATATACACTAATGACTAGCATAATataaagtctgtcaaaaaagtgaagaaattaaaaagtggcaacatcgtagtgtcatccctttcaaatcaatctaagaaaaaagtgatgacactacgatgttgccactttttaattacttccttttttgacagacagacagacacttttattatcatatatgtatttaaaagtGAACCAAGATCCAGCCGCGACGTATGCGCTGTGAGTGGCGCTAAACACAACTTTCAATAAATAATTCAAATGTGAAGACTACAGCTCACTGTGGTGTGACACATGTTTGCATTCACCTCTTTGGGACCTACATAATTAAAGTATAGGTAAACAAAAACTTTCTATGACGCAGAGACTATGTCTCATCGTCCAAAGGTGAATACCCAAATGTGAATATTTGGTTTAGCGacctggcaagtggcaaccccagctagggttgccaggtcgttAAAACAAGAAGCCGAACAAATCAGTCAGCTTAGTCGgacatttgtacaaaaaagTCGGAACACCTGCTATCTAGTACCTAGAATCCGAACTCTCAGTACGGTATGACAATACGTTGCGCGTTGGGCAACGCGTGTacaattttctgttttattaaaacagttTATCATCTTCAAGATACAATTTTACATCTTATTAGGCTTACACCTAAAATTTTCCACTAAGCCGTCTAAAATTTGTagtattttcatacaaaattataGATTTAAAGCACTACAAAAGTCGGGATCCCTTTAATTTTGGCCGGGCAGGCTATCAAATAGCCTGGCAATCCTAACCCCAGTGGAGCTCGTACACTGTGAGgaccaaatatatactagtaatctgtggtgagGACTGACAGACTTTGAGGTCAATGTAATGACAGATATACAATGTATAtgtgcataattattataatatgtagtaaatgtttcattcttcttcttcttttatggctatatatatattattaatggcTTTTCATTTAGTTCATATTTGTTAAATATTGTCCTACAATCTTGACATTGGCACAAGATATGATTTTATTAATACatcatttaaaatgaaaaacaccacaaaaaataagttacaaataaaattaaatggttacattttaaaaaacatttttatgtgaTTCAAGTTGAAACATACTttttaaacacataattttCAAAGGAAACCTTTATATATatacactaataataataatagctcccacaccggtttcggtgacggtggccggtttcattgaaaccaggccagctacgcaggagtaacttttatagtgaccaagtgtgtgcgcagtacacaagagcactctctattcctttactctcataacccagtgggacggacgaccgacacgactggcgagagatcaggcgcaggaccgactttttacatgcccatccgacgcatggatcatcttacttgtcagacaatcaggtgatcagcctgcattgtcctaaccaaacttggaaataacatgtttccaacgcgggaatcgaacccacgacctccgagtcaagagccgcgctctataccactagaccacggaggcgtctataTACACTACATAATAACCATCACACATTACTATGTATCATAAACAAGATCGAATTTGAATTCGACCAAATCGATCGAAGAATCGAaggttaataaaatgaaaattaagcaatatttttttctggTTGAACTTTGTATGAGCTGGTTTTGAGCCTCCTTACAAATcattaatattaacattctgagaATATATTAACATGCCCTTAGATTGACTATCAATAACTTCCTGATTTAAGTAAAATGAAAGAAAGAGAAGAATACAGAAGCATATTATGTCTTACTATCCATAGtagttcttcttcttttttaatggCTAGCTctgtgagttgccaatgtcagagtggtttagaaagactttgctctataatgCAGGTCTGGTAAAGCAACAAGGGTACAGTTAcgtgaattataattatttacaaattgatttacctaaaacaaaaacaagtgttaataaagacatcaaaatttaatattgttatcacGAATATATGTACACAAAATCTCGATAAAAGATgtatttacataacataaaaccgatttaaaattgatagggCGAGGAATGGATTTGGGAAGATAGTCATATAGGGATGATTGGTTTCTAGGacaacaaaagaaaatgtgATCTAAGGTCCCCTCATCTAAACCACACTCACAAAGAGAATTATCCCTAACCCTAATTTTGGCAAGGAACACTGGTGAACAGTAATGTCCAAGCCTAGCACGACAAATTGTCGAGCATACTGGTTTACTacattttaagtatttaaaaaaccaTGGTCTAACAGGTACACTACCCTGAATATCAAAGTAGTGTTTACCTTTGGTGGTACTTGAACTGGTCCATTCTGTATTCCAATTGCTAGAAAGGTGAAATTTTGCTACTGGAATTAAGTCATGGCAATAGAGTTGATAATGACTAAGTGCACCTGATGTTATGGCGGCTTTGGCATAAGCGTCTACACTCTCATTGCCAGTAATTCCACTATGACCAGGAATCCATGCTAATTTAACTTGAATATTTTGAACACGACACTTAAGGAGTAACTGTCTTATTTTCAGTATCAATGGAAATCTAGACTTAGAGCGGAACTGGTTGGCTGAAATACCCTCTAAAACGCTTCTGGAATCCGAAAGAATAAGTGATCTATTCAGGCCATGGGACTCAACAAACGAAAGTGCCTCAAAGATGGCAAGTGCCTCACCTGTAAATACTGAAGTAATGGGTGGTAATTTAAAGTTCAAGATCACATTAACTCTCGGTATCCAGACAGCTACTCCAACACAACCATCCACTGAAAGTTTAGATGCATCTGTAAAAATAAGCAGCCAATCCCTATAGTGCAAATCAATAACCTGTTTAAATTGAGTCTTAGCTAGTGAGGAACCTTTAACTATGGGGAGGTCAAGAGTTATGTCTGGAGAGATTGTTAAGGCATGATACGGAATGGAATAGAGAGGATTAAGTCTACACTGGAAAATTGGACAAGGAACTTGAGTAATCTTACGGTAACTAACCAAAAGACAAGGGGGATCTTTATTTAGCCAATAATTAGATGAAGAGGTCAATTGATTTAGAATATGTAGTTTGCCTAAAAGGGGGTGAGAAGAATTTTGAAAAGCTTTATAAAGGAACCTATCTGCAAGATATTGCCGTCTAATATTGAGTGGAGGATCAACACACTCAACTTGAAGAGCGTTGATTGGTGTTGACTTCATTGCTCCCACTACTATCCTCAAAGACTTGGCTTGGATTTTGTCTAGCTCCTTTAACGGAGCTTTATAACACGGTTCCAGCAAGAAAGATCCATAATCCATGTGACTGCGGATAAGAGCATTATACAAAAGTTTCTGAGTAGAAGGGTGAGAACCCCACCATACACCactgagagatcgcaaaacattaatatttttttcgcatTTCTGCGAAATATGAGCAACCTGGTAGGCGCCAGTCAGTCTTGAGTCCAGATAGACACCTAAAATTTTCACTTTATCACTAACCGGAAACACTTGTTGTTGAATACGTATATCAACCTGAGGTATAATTCTAGATCGGGAGAACACCACCACTGAACTTTTGGGAACCGAGATACTTAGACCGTGTCTATCCATCCACTCTGTAAGGTAAAGAATGGCAGAGTTAAGGCGGGCAGCACATTCGGTAATATCCTTGGAAGCAATGTAAATTGTCAAATCATCCGCAAACTGTAGGATCTCACAAAAACTTAACACAGATAAATCTAGGTCATGGGTGTATAGATCATAAAGGGGGGAGACTGTCCATAGTGCTATAGCCCTTTCGAAAACCGAACTGTGTTTTGGATAAAATGCCCTTGCTTTCTATAAACCATTCCAACCTATTCTTAATTAAGTGTTCCAAAATTTTTGCCAGAGTTATAGATAAAGCAATGGGTCTGTAGCTAGATGGATCATTACTAAGCTTTCCCGGTTTAAGTATAGGTATGATTATTTGCGTCCTCCACTCCTCAGGAGGAATCTCAGATTGGAAAATACGATTAAGAACATTTAGGCATACTTCTTGCGTAATCGGACCACTGTTGCCTATAAAGGAGTAAGGTATTCCATCACTACCTGGACTAGTATCCTTTAATGAACCTAAAACCAATTGAAACTCCTCCTGagtaaatggactatctaaatAAGATGTTGATGGACTGGAAGATACATAAAACTGACATTCGTCAAAAGATGGAACTGACGGTGGTGCCAGTTTTTGAGAAAATGCATCTATCCACTCAGTTGGGTCATTAGACTGTTGGTAATTGCTTTCTAATGAACCCCGAAATCTTCTTATATTTTTCCAGACCATCGATGGTCGAGACAAATTCGATGGAGATACGATTACGTCCAATCCTCTTAATTCCGTCCATTTTAACGCTATGAACATTGTTTTTGAACAAAAATTGGCCAAATAGTATTGGACTTAGGATGGAATCAGTCTCTGGCTTTGACACTTGTACAATGTACGGCGCAGCATCATCGGAaccatataattttttatcagcAAACTCAGGGTTCACATAGTGAAGCTGAATAGAGGGTACTGAATGTGCATTACTACTAATTTTTTTAGCCACTGGCTCAGAAACATCATTATTGGGTCTTTTTCTGTTACCTCCACCAGGGTCAGGAGGATCTGTGTCCAGATCCATCTTAAAACCTAAAAAAACTACCTAACCTAAAAAACAAACAAtgactaaaaactaaatacttacttactactccacaaaaacaaattataatagACAACACAAAGTATACGTAAGATAAATCAACAGTTGAACAAAAAATCTCCTCTAATCCTaaaaatcacaaataaaaacaaaaatagaaaaaaacgcTTGTTGACGACACTCAAACTAAGAGCAAAGTCCCATAGTAGTTTTAATACCTACAATGTGCTGACagacttttacataatataataataaacatctGTACAAAACAATGAAATGTGGAAGCCTGATTCCAATGCAGAGGTTTCTCTTGAGGATAAAACGCTTGTTACCacaatttaaataatgtaatttaaaacCTCTGTTATTGTCAAGAAGTTATTGGACTGGTtttgtaataaaagtaaaaagattttaaataaaaacaccaCCATTGTCACCGGGGACTAACAATTACAATCTAGTTGttttaaagtaatatatatatGAAAATAAAAGATAGCAACaaggaaaatatttaatacgTCATCTGAATTTGATTAGATTAGTTATCAACAAACTTAATGttgattgtttattttttttttatatgatattgaatgtaccgtaacttcttggtggaaattcatgtttcacagtaataatataaatatatataatagtataaaagtggaaaaagtgcatgaaaagtgtatattattactattttttttttgtttaagatTAAATAAACATTCTTCATTTAAGATTTAATGAATAAtaggaatttaaaaataaatggtaGTTTGGCTTAAAAACAATaagctaaatataataaaataatacattaaaatagtTACAAAGTCATTCTATGATCTTGAGctattttcattaataatttaaattcaataaacacacattttgtacaatttttattaccttgtacataataaatgattttaaattcattaaaatattatgtttcaaatgGCAGATTATTGTTCTtatcatagataaagtattatagtatagatgtagtcttagcctgtcatcgcgtggccattttgtgcttattttcatacaagtagtgtgcgtttattttctggaatatttctatttgtcgattatttcgaagcacattatgatacaggaaagaaagtcaattagttcatgatatcgattaactatagttcaagtaaaaagctatgcaatttttatagccaaattattaattgatgtgacatttttagcactaatgccttacatAGCACAAATAAgagattaataaacttataaattatctttttagcttacaaaaatactgattgaaaagcccaaaaaacgttgttcaaaacttacatatttaatgttaaatccacgtgtttgtggcattctttgaccattcttatggtttattatttagcggaaccacaaaactcaacaatatctagcactaaatgttcactaaaaacctttattaatacttattacatgaaatatgcagaccgactcctttgttatgtcctactaagtaggacataatattacacgcttttgacgcttatacaccgatataaggctctctccaggctataatagtacctcaatggttcTTATTGTATCACTAACTACCTGTCTTTATCTGAAAATTTAtaacaataggcatgatgactattttttttttcttatcggtaattgaaagacacttaaaaaatagaaacatcgttgaaagaatgactctgatagcttataaattcaccaagatatgacaattcaaatatctcataaaaaaaacctgcccgaaacgctccatacaaagtgctacgaaagtatgacgtcagtctttcgtagtttgtacgcatcgggagacaactttgtttgacaggtatattaaatattgcgtttatgaaagtggtttcataacaaaagttgcttttaattgcataagttaacaaactgtatacaaatattaagaaatttaattgaaaaaaaaatcaacttaaatatccaactttgaaggcgcataacaaaaaaaatacaaatgctatcaagctgaaattttgggaacacttattttttaccttgatttctttattttattaacaaaatttgctaatctttgaccttgtcatcatccctatttcaAAGTTTTTATGTGTATAGTttcaaataaattgatatttaaGACAATCAGTGGGAACCCAGGCAAGTAACAAGTAACATTTTGACAATTATGTTTTTTCCTTGCAGAAAAACTACATACAAATGTTTTAATTATACATTTGCACATGCAGTTGTAATAAGGAAATCTATTATCCAAATGAGGCTAGTTGGAATATgccataattttttaaatataatatgaagttttatgacTAGCCTTTTGGTTTGGACACTCATAGAGCAAATTAATACATGCAATGGGTACAGAAAATTCTTTGCCAACAACTCATACCAACTAATTAGCAGACTAAGTAACATTTGTTTGGGATGTCTATAAACACTGTTGGACGTACAGTACTAATTAATTTGCTTGACATTGATAGTAGTTTATAGAGTGAAGTGTAATACAAAGAGCACAGTGCCAATAACTGCAGGTCTACAGTAAGTTAAAGGTTCTGCAATAAGCCAATGTATGATCATGTGACACAACTACATGTCTAAAATCAGGTTCTGTTTTGGTCTTTGTCCCACTGGTTTGTGCGGGCCAACACTCACCAGAAGAGGTGTCCGCACATGCTGACGACAGCGTCCCGCGCCGTGTCGAGGCAGATGTTGCACTCCAGCATACGTTCGTCCCGCTTGTCTTCCTCACCCCCGGCATCTCCACCAGGCGCCGAGGGGCTCGCCTTTGCCTCGCTCGTTTCTGCCATTCTTATTGAATCAATTAACGCAAATTACCTTTTATTACGTCACAAATCACTTTATATTCACAATACTTATCAAAACACAATTAGATGACGTCCGAAAAAATCTGCACTACGATGTTTTTATGCGAATATTTGATGGTACGATAAACTTAACCAAGGGAATATAACTGTAAACAGCTTCTAAACCAAATTACCGCAcgataacataaaattaatgaaCTTTCCAAAATAAATTGCTATCTAATCCTGaaatttgagttttgacatgtCCGACGACCTCACGAGTGTCAATGAGACTGTCAAACTGTCAATTGTCTTTTGACTTCTATTTTGTCATTGTCAAGCTATAACCTGTCAAGAATACAACAGTATTTAAAGGCCGTATACACGAtcggttccaaccaccaacagaggTCACCTTGGTAGTGTTGGAACAAAAATCAACCGTGTAGACGCTTGTTTTTGGTTAACCAAACAAATAACCTTCAATAACCTTGGTAGTGAGCGCATCCCTCACGACCAATGTCAAATAGAGAACATTGAGTTGAAACGCAACCGTGTAGACGCTTATTGGCGCTCAGTCGCACATTGATCGTCAGATGCGTTGCATGTGGTGTGTAGTGCCATTAGCCAAAAATCTTAACGTTGCTATTAAATGTTCTTCCACAGACACAGCTTTTCGCATCAACAGTAATTAATGAAcccttaattacaaaacaagacacaggtcttgttttgtaattaagggTCGCACCATTTCTAATAATTCGTTGAAAGAATTTTCGTCCATTCTAAAATATTTGAGAAAATCATCAgatcacaatatttttaaaatgattaaatGGCTCaatgtttttctttcttttaaccACTGTTTTATCTACAACCGTCtttatttacgttttttttcatcacatatagctatacatatatacaagccAGCGCTATTGCGGTCTTTTGAGGTGA
This DNA window, taken from Aricia agestis chromosome 11, ilAriAges1.1, whole genome shotgun sequence, encodes the following:
- the LOC121731954 gene encoding E3 ubiquitin-protein ligase RNF185-like, translating into MAETSEAKASPSAPGGDAGGEEDKRDERMLECNICLDTARDAVVSMCGHLFCWPCLHQWLETRPSRQVCPVCKAAISREKVIPLYGRGNTKQEDPRTKVPPRPAGQRTEPESGGGFPGFGFGEGFHMSFGIGAFPFGVFTSTFNFGDPRPSAAPRGTAQYEEEQFLSKIFLWVAILFVLWLIFA